The Fibrobacter sp. UWB16 sequence TGGATATTTTCAACCCATGCTTTTTGCATCAGCCTTGCCTTAGGGCCGCTTTCGCCTCCAACAATAACCCAATGGATTCCATCAAGGTTTATTTCACCAAGGTCACTCAACAAGGGCTCGCAAGAAAGAAAGCGAACTTTGGCATTTATTTTACGCAATACTGCTATACGACTTTTACGAACAGCATTTTCAACAGTTACTCCAATCCAAGCATTATCCGGCACACTTCGAGTTTTAAAAAACTCTTCCATTCGTTCCGCTCTTTTCGTGAGAATTTGGAAACGGTGGTTCGTGGCCTTCTTGATTGTTTTGAAAACCTTATCAATAAAAGTAAAAGGGACTTTTTCATTGAACAAGTCGCTCATGGAGCATACAAAGATATTGCTGGGATAACGCCAATGAAGAGGTTCATCTAAGGATTCTTCGTGTACTGTAACATCAAAGCCGTTTTTGTACTTATCAAGCCCCATATTCTGCAAACGCAAAGACATGGTAGCCGCATAACAATTTGCACAACCTTCAGATAAACGGTCACACCCTGTAACCGGATTCCATGTCTGATCAGTCCATTCAATCTTCGTAGTCTTCATCTAGATAGCCTTGACATATATTCTTTCCATTTTATCATCATCAAGATAAAATGCATTCTGTCTAATTTTTTTAGATTCATCGTATGCACAAACTTGAATTTTCCCTTGTTCGGCAAATTTTCTCAATGCCGCATTACCATGCTTAGGCATGGAACCATGTTCAAAGCAAAAATCTCGAATCTGTATATTTGTTTTTGAACCTGTTTTTAAGTAGGATATCAATTTATCTTCTAGACGATCCCTAAAGAATGATTCAAGAAATGATTCTTGCCCTTGGTTTCTCTTATCATATCCAGTTCCTTCTTCCTTGTCTATTTCCCATTTCGCTTCAACAAATTTTTCCAACCCTTTACGGTTACTAGAAAAATAAATCAAACAATTATGTCCCTTACCAGCATTATCTTGGATAATGAAACTATCTACAAAAACCTTCAATTTGTTTCGAAGGGTATCTAAAATATTTCTAAGAAAGGCTACATCGCTTTTTATTGTATATAGTTCCGGTACAGAGATGAATTCTTCTAAAAAAGTCTTTACGGCATTGGTCTCACCTTCATTACTTTTAAATCGGTAAATATGAGATAAGGGTAAAAAAAGCAAAAGTTCCGTATCCCCATCACTTAAAATTTTCTTTATATCATTAAGATGTATACTCTTATAACCAAAAGGGTCTATAAAGAAAAACCTTTTGAAATAATTATGCGTTTTATGATTTTCAATTATTAGAGGAAGAAAATCGGAATAATCCTGATTCTGAACATTTATCTTTACCCAACTTGTCTTTTGAATTTTGTGTTCTGCAACTAAAGCATTCAATTTTTTGAAGTTTTCGGGGTTCATCTCATTAAAGCAAATCTTCACACGCAATCCATCCAAGAATGTTTGCGAAAGATAGTCCATCAATATCTTTGGACTACCAGGATTTCCATTTTCATCTTCGCCAGGGCCAGCAAACAAATCAGCTATATAAATTCGATCTTTTTTATTCCAGGGCAGTTTATACGCTTTACTTAATACCTTGAGATATCTTTTGATATACGCTTTATATATACTAAGCTTGGCTTTGGTCGAATCATTGAAACCTTCAAAAAATTCTGGCATACTCTATCCCTTCCACACGTGTTCGCGGTGGTATTTCAGATATGGCAAGTGATGGGCGTCTATCCAGCGAAGACGCATATCGGGATAAATGCCTACCCTTTTCAGATTAGATTCATTCAGCTGAGACGATAGCATAATGCAGCCGTTATCGTCAAAGGTGATTAGCCCCTTGTCAAAGAGTGCGTCCAGATTGGCACTCAATAAGAATCCGTTATACACATCGAGGCGTTCTTCAGCAGAGGTACATTCATTCCATGGCCTTGCATGGCTAGCACGAAGGATTTCTGGAATAATGCTGTTAGTGACGGCACACGCACCTTTCCAGTAGTTCATTAGGGCTTCGCGATATACATCTTGGCCGACACGCTGTTTGACGGTTTCCTCGGTTTCGGTTGCAGGTAGGCCTCCAGCGACAATTTGTCGCCAACGCGTATTATATATTTCAATTGGTGTCGGCGGCAATGCAATGAACAGCTCTTGCATGCGGTGCAGTACACGGCGAAGCGACTCATACTCACGTTCTTGCACTATGATTTTTTGAGATCCAACAACATCGAAAGCACCTCCGACATGGAGTTCCGATTCATTGAACGGAGCTGTAAAGGTCACATCCATTTCGTGGTCGCAACACTTGATAGTGGCACGCTCGTTATGCGAGGCGCTACCAAGAGTGACGGAATCCAAGCCATCGGATTCCACGATGCTCCAGCCCGAATCGTCACCAGCCTTTTTAATCAGTTCCCGTTCAGTGAAGGTCATAGTATTGTTAATAGGTTCCCGCGTTTTCGATAGCCTCTTCAATTAAATCGGACAAGTTGTCTTCAATATCTCGATACACACCAACACTTGTAACACACCTAGAATTAAATGTGCGCACATATTGAGACAAAGGTTCTCCATCATCAGTATAATTAAAATCCAATGGATTCAAACCTTTTTCGGATTGATTGCCGTCAGAATCTTTCAATTTATGAACATAAACGCCAACAATACCCTTTTCTAATTCGTAGGCCTTTTGAATTTCATAATCCACCCAAGGACGCGTAAATGTTGTTTCACCAATAAGAACAATTAAACAAGAACGCATTTTTAACTGCGAATTAATCCATCGTTTAATGGTCAGTTCACTACCCTTTACTTTTTCCCAATCATTATCTGTGAATGTAGAGGATTGATCTACAATTCCCATATTGCGAACTTGGTTTGCTCGCCACGCATCAGCATCGTATTCAAAGCTAAAGAATACTTGTCTTTTTATTGGAGTCATCACTCTCACCTTTATACATCAAAGCATAACTCAACAATTACAAGGACAACAACAAACTACAAAACTAATTTTCGTTCCTATTTGAAAAACGCAAGTAACAAAGGCTATAACAAAAGGAATTCCATAAAGTGGCCATAATGTTTTAGCCAACGCAGTATCAATTCGAGAACCAACACGCTTCTTATACGGATTCGGATCTAAACTGTATTGATTATCAAAATTTCCCTTAGACCTAAGCAAAACGACTTCTTTGTACATTTCTCTATACGCCCTTTCCGTTTGCAAAAAGAATGCATCAAGATACCAAAAAGCCGTCACCCCCAACAAGATAATAACAGCAAGTAGCAACACGGATAATTTCCCGTTGAACAAAGCCAAAATACCTCCAATATATGTAATGGTCCAGCCCTTTATTAAAAAGGAGTTGCTCGCCATTCTCTTTATACAATCTTGAATCAGATCAAGTTCCTTATGAAACGCTGTCAATTGTTCTGCTTGAAGCATCTTTAAACCTCCACTGAAATGTTATAGTCTTCAATATTTTCCATAATATACGCTGCTGTATCGATATAGCTCTGCGGATCTTTCGCAAAATCAGCCCACTTTACAACTTTGATATACGAGGATTCACCGCTAAGAATAACAACGCCATTCAAGCATCGGGAGGCGTTTACACGCTTACGATTGAACATATTCTTCGCAACGATATCGAATGTCACATTATTATTGTATCTCGTACAGCTGCAATTATAATTGCACGAACTTTCATTCAAATAATACGAATATGAACCGCGCCTGTCAGGAAGGACTACTGCCAAGATGGCATTAGATTGACTAGTCCGTTCATCTCTAGTCACTCGACGAAGCGAATACGAAATTTCCCAGGGAATCCACTGCGACGAATCCCTTCTATGGGGTTCCTTCATATTCGGAGATATCAATAGAATTGTGGTCGAACTATCGAAAATACGGTCTTTTAACATTTCCCAGATTGTATTTTCATCGTAATTCGACAAATCTTCGCCATCACGCTCGGCCTTATTGACATCATCTGTCTGATTGAAATACCGCTGCAACAGGTCAACATAGTCACGAACAGTAGTATGTTCAAACATTTCGGGCAATGGGTCTTTAAGCGGACAAACGTCATCATCCGCGTACTTGTACGATATGAATATTTTCTTACCCATTTACGAAAGCCACTTTGATAACGGTATATAAGTAAATGTACCATTCTTTTTAAATCTCACGTACCACCCACGCTGCTTTGGAACATTCAAGTTCTTAAATCCGGAGTTCGATTCTATTTCCTCATGAAAAAAATTTTCAGGATTAAACACATCCTGCTCATTTATATTTCCACTTCCATCACCTTCACAATAGACGATAAACGGATATATTTCCATATACTCATTCCCTCTATAATTTTGGCGAGCAATCTGAGTGTCATGCCATGCAAGGAACGCCAGGTTATCAGGAAGCTTTTGTACATCGCCCATTCCAAGTTCCCAGTTGCACCATTTTGATGCTATTGCTCCATTAGATGCCAGGAATAAGAATCTATCACACGTCTTGATCTTTTTCTTTATCACCTGAGCTGTTTTTATAGAAGTTCTTAAAGGGAGAGATTTATCTTCGCTATCTATATAAACATATACATTATATCTATTTCTTAGAAAAGAAATTAGCCCCATCGTATATTGTAAATCACTATGACTATGGGAAAGAAAAACAAATAGTTTACATTTAGACGACTGATAGTATTGTTTGCCAAGATTTTCGAGTCCTTCCCAATCATCTTCATTCTTTAAATAGTGAGACTCTTCTTGAAAACGACGATACTCGTATTCAATATCCTTATCAATATATTCTTCAAACAGTCTTGGTTGAAATAAATCTTGCAACAAAATCATTTTCTAGTTCCTTGTTTTAATTCATCTTATCCCAGGCTTCGAGGACGAGGCGTTGGGTGCGGTATTCGCCGTAGGTTGAGAGTTCGGCGTCGCGGAGGACGCGGAAGGTTTCGCTGGGGTAATCGTCGCCCATGACGGTTTTGGGGTCGAGGATGTATTCGAGGTCGCGGCGGCTTAAGCCGTAGAGTTTTGCGAAGTAGGCGTCGAGTTCGGCGCGAAGCCCCGCTCTGTGCGAGTCTTCGAAGACGATGGGCGGAATAGAGGCCGGATCGAAGTCGGAGGCGGCAAGGGCATTGATGTCGGTGCCGGTTGGCAAATCCTTGTGCTGGGCAATTATGAGCTTGCGGAGGTCCACGCTAGCGTCGTTCCAGAGAGCACGAGCCCATTCGACGATATCGGTAGCGGTATAGGTCAGGGCGAATACACGCGGGACGATAAAGTTGATGGCAGTTTCAGTGAATGCGGCCGGAGGAAGAACAGGTAACTGTTTCGTCACAAACATTGTTGCGTATGACCCGCCTATTTTTGTACGTGATACAAAATCAAACGGCAAAGCATTGAAATTCGCTAACAAGCAAGACATCATAACAGCACCTTGACTGAACGATGACAATAATTGAGTATTATGTCCAACTCCGCAAAAAGGCATTACTGACGCAATCATCGTTCTTTCGTTCATGGCATTGGTTACGCCTCGCCATCCCATTAGATACTTTGGGCAATATTTTTCAGTAGCATTGAGCAGTTTCTGCACAATATCATCGCTTTTGGTGGCATCAAGATAAACTTTCTGCAAATCAGCATCCGTTTCCGTCATAGCAAAATGCAGGCAAAGTTCACGGAGCTTTTGTCCATCTTCTTTACGCAAAGCGGAGACTACAGAGGAATCTAGGGTGGTTGATCGCAGCACTGTTTCGGTATATGGCACCCAATATTCTGGTTGAACCACGAAACCCACATCAGCCTTTTGCACTAACGAAATATCAACTGTTTTCCCATTAACAAATGTTGCCCAACGATGATCCATCTGATGCATCATTTTAGGTTCATACAAAGGTAGCATCATTTTCCCATCAGCCCCTTCCCCTGAAACCTTTGCAAAGAGATCACTTGCCGATGTCATGTTATACATCTGTTGGAATTTGATATTCCACGGATTTCCGTTCTTATCATCAGATTCACGAATAAAAACGCCCGCCTTGCGATATATCTTCTTCGCAAGTTCGGCATCTTCCTGACTTCGGAACACGGGGCATGTGTGCGTATTCGGGTTAATCAAGTCAAAGTCATCCGCCGTCAT is a genomic window containing:
- a CDS encoding HNH endonuclease yields the protein MTFTERELIKKAGDDSGWSIVESDGLDSVTLGSASHNERATIKCCDHEMDVTFTAPFNESELHVGGAFDVVGSQKIIVQEREYESLRRVLHRMQELFIALPPTPIEIYNTRWRQIVAGGLPATETEETVKQRVGQDVYREALMNYWKGACAVTNSIIPEILRASHARPWNECTSAEERLDVYNGFLLSANLDALFDKGLITFDDNGCIMLSSQLNESNLKRVGIYPDMRLRWIDAHHLPYLKYHREHVWKG
- a CDS encoding TIR domain-containing protein, whose translation is MGKKIFISYKYADDDVCPLKDPLPEMFEHTTVRDYVDLLQRYFNQTDDVNKAERDGEDLSNYDENTIWEMLKDRIFDSSTTILLISPNMKEPHRRDSSQWIPWEISYSLRRVTRDERTSQSNAILAVVLPDRRGSYSYYLNESSCNYNCSCTRYNNNVTFDIVAKNMFNRKRVNASRCLNGVVILSGESSYIKVVKWADFAKDPQSYIDTAAYIMENIEDYNISVEV
- the tcmP gene encoding three-Cys-motif partner protein TcmP: MPEFFEGFNDSTKAKLSIYKAYIKRYLKVLSKAYKLPWNKKDRIYIADLFAGPGEDENGNPGSPKILMDYLSQTFLDGLRVKICFNEMNPENFKKLNALVAEHKIQKTSWVKINVQNQDYSDFLPLIIENHKTHNYFKRFFFIDPFGYKSIHLNDIKKILSDGDTELLLFLPLSHIYRFKSNEGETNAVKTFLEEFISVPELYTIKSDVAFLRNILDTLRNKLKVFVDSFIIQDNAGKGHNCLIYFSSNRKGLEKFVEAKWEIDKEEGTGYDKRNQGQESFLESFFRDRLEDKLISYLKTGSKTNIQIRDFCFEHGSMPKHGNAALRKFAEQGKIQVCAYDESKKIRQNAFYLDDDKMERIYVKAI
- a CDS encoding TIR domain-containing protein — translated: MTPIKRQVFFSFEYDADAWRANQVRNMGIVDQSSTFTDNDWEKVKGSELTIKRWINSQLKMRSCLIVLIGETTFTRPWVDYEIQKAYELEKGIVGVYVHKLKDSDGNQSEKGLNPLDFNYTDDGEPLSQYVRTFNSRCVTSVGVYRDIEDNLSDLIEEAIENAGTY
- a CDS encoding toll/interleukin-1 receptor domain-containing protein; this translates as MILLQDLFQPRLFEEYIDKDIEYEYRRFQEESHYLKNEDDWEGLENLGKQYYQSSKCKLFVFLSHSHSDLQYTMGLISFLRNRYNVYVYIDSEDKSLPLRTSIKTAQVIKKKIKTCDRFLFLASNGAIASKWCNWELGMGDVQKLPDNLAFLAWHDTQIARQNYRGNEYMEIYPFIVYCEGDGSGNINEQDVFNPENFFHEEIESNSGFKNLNVPKQRGWYVRFKKNGTFTYIPLSKWLS
- a CDS encoding DUF5131 family protein: MKTTKIEWTDQTWNPVTGCDRLSEGCANCYAATMSLRLQNMGLDKYKNGFDVTVHEESLDEPLHWRYPSNIFVCSMSDLFNEKVPFTFIDKVFKTIKKATNHRFQILTKRAERMEEFFKTRSVPDNAWIGVTVENAVRKSRIAVLRKINAKVRFLSCEPLLSDLGEINLDGIHWVIVGGESGPKARLMQKAWVENIQKQASEQNVAFFFKQWGAWGVDGVRRSKKENGKLLNGKIYQAMPKV